Below is a genomic region from Leptospira bourretii.
TGTCAGATGCTGAAACCGAAATCGCAATCCTTCTGCTTCGTGGATTTTCTCAAAAACAAATTGCTGCTGTTCGAAAAAAAAGCCTTCGCACCATCGAAAACCAAACGGCATCTATCTATGAAAAATCATCGATGCGGGGTAAATTGGAATTTATTTCTTATTTTCTGACTCCCCTGTTGCCTGAGGAAGAATAAACAAAAAACCTTGACCGTTCCCCTTTTCTTTGGTTTTTTATAGTTTGTTTTATGAAAAATCAGAAAATCCTTTTTACCTCTATTTTTCTATTATTTTGTTCCTTACCTGTTTTGTCTCAAACCTCACTTGAGGAAAGGGACAAACAAAGGCAATCAGGTCTTGTTTCTGCCAACCAAAAGAAACAAGAGGAGATTTTACAAAAATACAATGACTTCGTCAGTCGTGTTCAGAACAAATATCCCGGACTCAAAATCGTAAACTCTCCCATCGACTTAAAACAAGCAGAAGGGATTTCCGATCACAATGCAGCACCGGGTGCCAGAGAAAAAAAATCAAAGTCACTTTCAGCCATAGCAGGAGACAGCTTTTTTTTACAACTAGAACCCTCCAACCAACCATCCACTCGATCAACCACCAAGGTGAAAAAAGGAGAATCTGTAGAAGTGGTGATGGTCTTAAAACAAGATGTAACTGCTAAAAGCGAAAAACCACACTGGGTTCTTGTAAGAACAAAATCAAAACAAGAAGGATATATTACTCAAGACCTACTTTCTCCAACCAAACCAGCAGTTAAATCAAGAAATACAGATGGATTGTCTTTAGATTTATCTTCTCTTTCGGGAAGAGTCACAGAAACACCTAACACAAATTATTCCAATTCAAAACAGGGAAAAGATATGTGGGTGGAAGCAAGTTCTCTTAACATGAGGGGAGAACCAGATGTCAATGCTTACGTTGTGGCAAGACTACCCAAAGGTCAAAAAGTTAAAATTGAAACTTCCAGTAGTTCCGAAGATACCATCGATGGTATCACTTCGCAATGGCACCAAGTCTCATCCGCTTATGGCACCGGTTGGGTGTTTGGTGGATATTTGAGTACATCAGAAGTTGTTTCTTACGATGTCCAACCGGGTGAGATCTCTTACCCACAAGAAAATCCAGATGAATTAAAAAGTGGAGAAAAACGATATGTTCGATCCACAAGTCTAAGGATGAGAGATGAACCAAACGATTATGGTTCCGTAGTCACATCAATTCCTGGGGATGAAAAAATCAAAATCATCGATACCAAAAAAGAAATAGAAACCATTGGTGGAGTTAGATCCAGATGGATCTATATATCTTGGAATGATGAATGGGAAGGATGGGTTTTTGGAGGGTTTGTTTCCAAAGATCGTGGACCTCTTGTCGATAGCGATGATATATCCAAATACTTTCAAATCCCTGTGGACAATGATCGTTATGTATCTTCTAATTTTGGTACCAGAGTCGATCCAGTCACTGGAAAGGTTGGTGCTTTCCATTCAGGGATTGATTTACCTGCATCTATTGGTACACCGATAAAAGCAGTTAGCGATGGAAAAGTTTGGAGAACCATTACAACTAGCGGTGGTTATGGGATGTTGACTATCCTTAGCCATAAAAACAATATATTCACCTATTATGCCCACCAAAATGAACGCCAAGTAAAAGAAGGTGACAGTGTCCGATCAGGCGATATCATTGGTCAGGTAGGAAACACAGGCAAATCAACCGGCCCACATTTACATTTTGAAGTTAGGAAAGGACCTGACCAACAAGCTTTGGATCCAGATGCCTATTTACCCAAATGAAACATAAATTTTTTACTCTCAGCTTAGCCCTTCTATTCGTTTCTTTCGGATCTAGTTTTGCACAAAACAATCCACCTGAAACAACCACAATCACTCCAGCGGCACCTGACATGGTGCAGATTCTACTAAAGGGAAATCCAAAAGATTTTGAAACTGCCATCACAAACGGTGGTGACATCAATGCCAGTGACGAATCTGGAAAAACACTTCTTGTCCTAGCTGTTGAAAAAAATAAACCAAAACAATTTGAAATCCTACTGAATCAAGGAGCCGATTTAAACAGAAGAGATTTGTCCGGCAAAACATTATTACACTACGTTGTCACCTCTCGTTTCACAAACCAAATCAAAACCATTGTAGAAAAAGGTGCCGATCTAAATGCTTATGATGCAGATGGGAACACTGCCCTACATGTGGCGATACTTAAATCAAATCTCGCAGTACAAAAGTTACTAGTAGAAAGTAAGGCTGATGTAAATTTAAGAAACAATCCAAGAAAGTCCCCTCTTTACTTAGCTTTCGAAAAATCAAAACTAGATTCTATTACTTACCTTCTTCAAAATGGGGCCGATATCAATCTTCCTGACTTAACCGGAAGAACTCCCGTATTTGTTGCCATTGACCAAAGGAATATAAAATTATTAAATCTAAGTTTGGACTCCAATGGGAATCCTAACACGGAAGACACAAAGTCCATCAGTCCCATTGTTTTTGCGATTGAAAAAGGATTCACACAAGGTGTGGAAGTTCTTTTGAATCGAGGTGCAAATGTCAATGCAAAAACACCTGAAGGAGAATCTCTGCTTTTTTATTCTGTAGAAAAGAAAAATCTAGCAGTCGCTAACTTACTTTTAAAAAAAGGTTTGAATGTTGATTCCAAAAACTTAACTGGAAAAACTTTATTTGAAATCGCCTTACAGAAAAATGACACCAATCTTTTGAAACTTGTTTTAGATGCAGGTGCGAATCCAAATCAAACCCTCTCTTCTAACAAAATTCCACTCGAAGAATCGATTGAAACTTCCAAGTGGGTGATTGCAGAAATATTAATCCAAAAAAATGCCGATGTTTTAACACCAAATTCATCTGGTTATTTGCCTATTCATTTAGCCTCTAGAAAGTCAGGATTAAAAATTGTAGAAGAATTACTTAAAAAAAATGTTCCTGTTGATGTTCAAAATCAAAGAACCGGAGAAACTGCACTTTCGTTAGCTTTAGAAAACAAACAGCTACCAATCACTAAATTCCTTTTATCAAAAAAAGCAGACCCAAACCATAAACAAAAAGACGGTTCGAGTCTTATTTTTTCAACCATTGAAAGAAAAGATGCGGAAGGATTCAAACTTTTGGTCTCAGCTGGTGCCAATCTCCAATCACTCAATGAAGAAGGTGAAAATTTAATCACTACTGTTTGTAAGTTGGACATTGAAAAAAAGGATCAAAAATTTTCTGACGAAACAATCAAGTTATTGATCAGTAAAGGTGTGAACCCCAATACCAAAAACAAACGAGGGTTAAGTGCTCTTCACATTGCGCTCAACCGAAATCGAATCGATACAATGTCCCAACTCATTACATTAGGTGCAGATCCCAACCTAACAGATAATAACGGACTGACCGTATTACATAAGGCCATTCAAAAATTCTTATCTTCCAAAGATAACAACCAAACAGAAAACTATAAGAAACTAGTACTATTCCTAGTAGAAAGAAGAGCGAACTTAAACCAACAAGATAAATTAGGGAAAACTATACTTTCCGAACTAGCAATCCAGTTTGATCCTGGTAAAAGCGATTCCATTTTGGAATTGGCGAGGGTCTTCGTTTTAAATGGCGGAGATTCTAAACTAGAAGATAAATTGGGAAAGTCTCCTCTGGAATATGCGGAGGATAAAAAAATACCTGAACTGATTGAGATTTACCGCGGCCTTTAATGTCCATTCCTAAAAAAGACAATCGAATCAACATCTTTGACTTCGTGAATACTGTCCCTACAAAGACATTCAAACGAGGAGAAATCATCGTAAGAGAAGGAGAACCGTCTAACGAAAAGATGTATTTCATCTTAAGTGGTTCTCTTTCTGTTGGAATGGGTGCACCAGACCAGGGAAATTTTCATGAAGTAAGAAAACTTTCCACTGGCGAATTTTTCGGAGAGATTGCACTAATCTCAAGCCATCCAAGGGCAATGACAGTATTTATTGATTCAGACAGAGCCCAACTCGGAATCCTTGATAAACAAAACTTAACGCGCATTGCAAATTCAAACCCAATGTTTGTATATGCTTTGCTACAAACATACGTTGAACGTTTAATTGAAGCAGAACAAAGATTAAAAGATCTAACGGAGTCAAGTGATGGGACTTAAAGAATCTCTCGCAAAACTAAGTATGATCAATATCAAACGTGGAGAGGTTCTCTTTAAAGAGGGAGTTCCTTCGAACGGTGCCATGTTCTTTTTGTTTGAAGGACAGTTGGATATTTATAAACAAATTGAAGGCAAACATATAAAACTAAGAAGTATCCTACCGGGTGAGTTTTTTGGTGAAATGGCCATTATCAATAATAGTCCGAGAGCTGCATCGATTGTTGTTGTTTCAGAAACAGCAAAATTAGGAATCATCAACCGAACTACCTTTGTTCAGATGAGCCAAGAAAGTCCTGAATTTTTATTTTTATTACTCAAAAAAGTAATCGAACGATTGTATGAAACCGACGGAAAAATCAGGGCCATCAAACGGAAACAAGACGAAGATTCGATGATTGCTAAAATAATTCCTGCATCTGGGGCAAACACTGATGATAACGAAGGAAATTCAACAAACCAACCGGAACCGTTCTCAGATGATATCGCTCCTATTGGGGAATGATTCATTATGTTTTTTACGTTTAATCTTAAATAGTTCTGGCGAAATTTGAATTTCAGGAACTACCCAATTTCGATCCTCTGCAACTAGTTCTTGAATGACTTCTGCGATTTGCCCAGGCAATAAATAGGAATTCGGATCTTCATCCGGTTCAAAATTTAAGTGATTATAAAAATCTGTTTTTGTGATATCTGGTATGACCAGATAAACCTTTACACCAAACTTACGTAATTCGGCAAAAAGTTCCCTTGCATAATGATGAATCCCTGCTTTAAGAGAAGCATATACGTTCCCCCAAGGTGAAATTTCTTTTCCTGCCACAGAACCAATAAAAACAATTCTTCCATGGTTTTGTTTCAAAAATCGTGTTAGTTGACTCGTAAGCAACATGGGAGCTGTTATGTGAACGTTAACCATCTCCCGAATTTTTTCAGAAGATAATTCTTCAACGGGGGCAAAATACGCAAGACCTGCAGAGTGAACCAACAAATTGATTTCATTTTTTTTGGGAATACGAACCAAAAGTTGATCAATATCTTTTGCATTCGAAAGATCACAGGAAAACAAATGAAATGATTCATTTTTATAATTGCAGTGTTCTGGCTTTCGGCAAACACCATAAACAAAATAACCCATTCCAACTAACATCTGAGAGATGGCAAGTCCAATCCCCCGAGATGCCCCTGTAACCAAGGCTATTTTGGAAACAGTCACAGACTCTCCATAAAATCCCAAACAAGTTTGGAACCATCAATGACTTTTGTTGTTTTTCCCTGATTGATAAAAGGAATCATAGGTGTTTCTCCTGGCCAACTATGCCCAAGACCATTTAATTGAATCAATCCAACTTTTTTATCATCTGTACAACTTTCATATCGAAAAAAATCTATTTTTATTTCGCTAAGATCTTCATTGAAAGTTTCTGATTTTTTGTTAACTGAGTCAGAACATTGGTTCCACTCTTTCCATCGCAATATAGAATCATCAACGGATAAAATTTCTCCACCATCTCTCACATAACCACCACTATATGGGACAAGTGGATCCTCTGTACCAGCAATAATGCCTACTGATACAGGATTTGTTTTTAGTACGATTTTCCGTTTGAGTGTGTAAACTGAAATTTGGGCCGCCACACTTACAACTCCCTTCCATAAGTTTGGCTTCTCAACAGCAAGTCGTTGGGCCATAAAACCACCATTGGAATGCCCCACCAAAAATACTTTTTTTGGGTCAACCGAACCTTCGGCAATCATTCGTTTTACGATTGATTCGATAAAAACTATATCATTGATCTTATCTTCATCCGCAGGGGTATTCCCCCTTCCATCAGCCCAGCTTCTTTTGTAACCATCAGGAAACACAACGACAACCCCTTTGGAATCGGAAAGAATATCTAACTTAGTTTGTTTGATCATACTAGATCCAGACCCAAATCGTCCATGTAAAGCAACTAACAATGGTATTGGCGACCCATTCCAGTTTTTAGGATAATGAACTATATAGGTTCTTTTTTTATCTTGAATGTCAAAGGAATCTATTTTTTCATTGGGAGTTAGTCTTCGAATCAACCCAAAACAAGAAACCAAGAAAAAGCTAGATATAATAACTAAATATAGACTTTTCATATTTCTTTTATCTCCAACTTAGTTGCATCAATCAATTGTTCTTTATAAATTCGATTCGGCCAATGAGTGATCATTAGTAAAATAACAGGAATCCCTCGCCACTGATCCATACCAATATCATATGCAGACTCGTTTACAAAAACACCTAAATTCGTATAACGAAACGTAAGTGTATGTTCGGTTCTAATATGTGAAGGAACAAGTCCCCCAGATAAAAAAGTTAAAAAAAAATTCAGTCGATGGATTAATAAATATCGATATACCGGATCTTTTTTTTGCAAAATCACTTCTAACTCTAAATTTGAGTTTTGGTCTTGAAGAAAGCCTGATTTGAGTAAGGTATCTTGAATCTGTTTTTGTTCCTGTTCATAACGATAAAATCCAGTAAAAACAAATCTTACTTTTTCTTTTGGTATCGAATAAAGTTTACGTTCTTTGGAAGTAACCATATCAGGAAATGCGGCACAATTTAAAAACAAAAGAAGCCAAAAGAGCGAAAGTAACATTAAAAATTGAGATTTACAGTTCATCCTGAGCATCTCCTAAAAAATTTGATACCTTTTCTGCAAGGATAGTCTTCCATTCATTCCGATCATCACCCCACATCAGCAGAAGAGAAACCCAACCAAACACTCGATAAGACTCCATCGGGTATCGGTATTCCTTTTCTAATTTTCCTTTTTTACTCAGGCGAAAAACCAAATAATCATCATCTCTATCGATATCTGGAATAATAAACACAGTACTAATCGCAAGGAAACGATTGAGCAAATAAGCACCAAACCTTATTGGATCTCTCTCCGGTAAATAGGAAACGGGCTCCGTTGATTCCCCTAGAAAAAATTTAAACCTGGGACTCGACTCCAATATGATTTGCAGATGTGCATCTGCCTTTGTTTGGTTTTGATACTGAACAGCTGTAAATTTTCCAGAGGATTGTAAAGCAGAAAGAATGTAAGAAATTCTGCGACGGTCAGCTTCATCATCCCAACCAATTAATTCATAACTTAAAGATTTATCTTTGATATGTTTTGAAAAATCCAACTTCGGTCTTTCGGAAGAATAAAAAACAGAACAAAACTCAAAAACAAAAGGAAAAAAAATTACAAGCAATATAAATGATTTTTTTCTCAAACTTAGTTCCTATCCTCTTTTCAATTCAAATTTTCGCAAATCATATTCGTTTCCATTTAACAAAATAGAAATCGTATGGGTTCCAGGATAATACACTCGAGTGGTAATGGGTGCAAATGAATGTTTTTTGGTTATCTCTATGGTTTCAGATGGCAACAATATTCGTTCACCTAACTGAAATACTTTAAATCCATGTTTTCCATTAGATAACCGGAACCCAATTTTATATTCTAGTCTCAATTTCGTTTTATCTTTTGAATTTTGACTTAAATAAATTTTAAATTCAAGTGCATTTCCAACTTTAACTTCCTTCTGTGACAGTGAAAATTTAAATTTTTCTGGTTTCCATTTTGTGTTATAAGAAAAGAAACCCAAGGCTTTGGTATTTCCTTTTTTAAGAAGTGTACGGAGGGAATGTTTTAAGGTTTTGTCTAACTCAGATGTTTTGCCAAACTTATGTTTACAGAACTCTAATACTAATTCCGGATTTAACTTTGATATATCGTTTAAATGGTTTGCAACACTCCGACGGACAATTTCGTTCCGATCATCCCAAAGAGATTCTAGTATCGACAAATGAATTTCTGGATTATTTTTAATTTCCGGAATTCCTATTCCCCAAGGTAACATAGGACGACTTCCTTCACTAGCCAACCTTCGAACCATTGGCTCTTTGTGTTTCGACCAAAGAAACATCTGTTTTAAAGTTTTATCAAAGTGTTGTTTATAAAAAAAACGAATCGCAAATTCAGAACTGGAAAACACAGTGATTTTTTCGAAAGCTTTCATTGATGTTTCAAAATCACTTAACCCAGATTTGGTGACAATATCATTCAAAAAAATATATGGAAAATTAAAATCGGAAATCCCTTGGTTGCGAAGTGAATCAATTAAAGTAAGGAGATTAGGATAAATATTTGCGATTGGACCCTGCCAATTTTGAACCACCACTTCGGCAAGTCTGTTGATTCTTTCTTTTAACTCCATCTCCTTCCAAGGGGAAGAAAATACCTGTTTCTGAAATTCCAAAGGTTTAATATTGGAATCAACTGCATTCAGGTGACTTCCC
It encodes:
- a CDS encoding ankyrin repeat domain-containing protein; translated protein: MKHKFFTLSLALLFVSFGSSFAQNNPPETTTITPAAPDMVQILLKGNPKDFETAITNGGDINASDESGKTLLVLAVEKNKPKQFEILLNQGADLNRRDLSGKTLLHYVVTSRFTNQIKTIVEKGADLNAYDADGNTALHVAILKSNLAVQKLLVESKADVNLRNNPRKSPLYLAFEKSKLDSITYLLQNGADINLPDLTGRTPVFVAIDQRNIKLLNLSLDSNGNPNTEDTKSISPIVFAIEKGFTQGVEVLLNRGANVNAKTPEGESLLFYSVEKKNLAVANLLLKKGLNVDSKNLTGKTLFEIALQKNDTNLLKLVLDAGANPNQTLSSNKIPLEESIETSKWVIAEILIQKNADVLTPNSSGYLPIHLASRKSGLKIVEELLKKNVPVDVQNQRTGETALSLALENKQLPITKFLLSKKADPNHKQKDGSSLIFSTIERKDAEGFKLLVSAGANLQSLNEEGENLITTVCKLDIEKKDQKFSDETIKLLISKGVNPNTKNKRGLSALHIALNRNRIDTMSQLITLGADPNLTDNNGLTVLHKAIQKFLSSKDNNQTENYKKLVLFLVERRANLNQQDKLGKTILSELAIQFDPGKSDSILELARVFVLNGGDSKLEDKLGKSPLEYAEDKKIPELIEIYRGL
- a CDS encoding alpha/beta hydrolase family esterase — translated: MKSLYLVIISSFFLVSCFGLIRRLTPNEKIDSFDIQDKKRTYIVHYPKNWNGSPIPLLVALHGRFGSGSSMIKQTKLDILSDSKGVVVVFPDGYKRSWADGRGNTPADEDKINDIVFIESIVKRMIAEGSVDPKKVFLVGHSNGGFMAQRLAVEKPNLWKGVVSVAAQISVYTLKRKIVLKTNPVSVGIIAGTEDPLVPYSGGYVRDGGEILSVDDSILRWKEWNQCSDSVNKKSETFNEDLSEIKIDFFRYESCTDDKKVGLIQLNGLGHSWPGETPMIPFINQGKTTKVIDGSKLVWDFMESL
- a CDS encoding peptidoglycan DD-metalloendopeptidase family protein, with protein sequence MKNQKILFTSIFLLFCSLPVLSQTSLEERDKQRQSGLVSANQKKQEEILQKYNDFVSRVQNKYPGLKIVNSPIDLKQAEGISDHNAAPGAREKKSKSLSAIAGDSFFLQLEPSNQPSTRSTTKVKKGESVEVVMVLKQDVTAKSEKPHWVLVRTKSKQEGYITQDLLSPTKPAVKSRNTDGLSLDLSSLSGRVTETPNTNYSNSKQGKDMWVEASSLNMRGEPDVNAYVVARLPKGQKVKIETSSSSEDTIDGITSQWHQVSSAYGTGWVFGGYLSTSEVVSYDVQPGEISYPQENPDELKSGEKRYVRSTSLRMRDEPNDYGSVVTSIPGDEKIKIIDTKKEIETIGGVRSRWIYISWNDEWEGWVFGGFVSKDRGPLVDSDDISKYFQIPVDNDRYVSSNFGTRVDPVTGKVGAFHSGIDLPASIGTPIKAVSDGKVWRTITTSGGYGMLTILSHKNNIFTYYAHQNERQVKEGDSVRSGDIIGQVGNTGKSTGPHLHFEVRKGPDQQALDPDAYLPK
- a CDS encoding SDR family oxidoreductase; this translates as MTVSKIALVTGASRGIGLAISQMLVGMGYFVYGVCRKPEHCNYKNESFHLFSCDLSNAKDIDQLLVRIPKKNEINLLVHSAGLAYFAPVEELSSEKIREMVNVHITAPMLLTSQLTRFLKQNHGRIVFIGSVAGKEISPWGNVYASLKAGIHHYARELFAELRKFGVKVYLVIPDITKTDFYNHLNFEPDEDPNSYLLPGQIAEVIQELVAEDRNWVVPEIQISPELFKIKRKKHNESFPNRSDII
- a CDS encoding DNA alkylation repair protein codes for the protein MEPLKEMYSHDWVLNLGSHLNAVDSNIKPLEFQKQVFSSPWKEMELKERINRLAEVVVQNWQGPIANIYPNLLTLIDSLRNQGISDFNFPYIFLNDIVTKSGLSDFETSMKAFEKITVFSSSEFAIRFFYKQHFDKTLKQMFLWSKHKEPMVRRLASEGSRPMLPWGIGIPEIKNNPEIHLSILESLWDDRNEIVRRSVANHLNDISKLNPELVLEFCKHKFGKTSELDKTLKHSLRTLLKKGNTKALGFFSYNTKWKPEKFKFSLSQKEVKVGNALEFKIYLSQNSKDKTKLRLEYKIGFRLSNGKHGFKVFQLGERILLPSETIEITKKHSFAPITTRVYYPGTHTISILLNGNEYDLRKFELKRG
- a CDS encoding Crp/Fnr family transcriptional regulator, translated to MGLKESLAKLSMINIKRGEVLFKEGVPSNGAMFFLFEGQLDIYKQIEGKHIKLRSILPGEFFGEMAIINNSPRAASIVVVSETAKLGIINRTTFVQMSQESPEFLFLLLKKVIERLYETDGKIRAIKRKQDEDSMIAKIIPASGANTDDNEGNSTNQPEPFSDDIAPIGE
- a CDS encoding Crp/Fnr family transcriptional regulator, translated to MSIPKKDNRINIFDFVNTVPTKTFKRGEIIVREGEPSNEKMYFILSGSLSVGMGAPDQGNFHEVRKLSTGEFFGEIALISSHPRAMTVFIDSDRAQLGILDKQNLTRIANSNPMFVYALLQTYVERLIEAEQRLKDLTESSDGT